In Nocardia sp. NBC_00403, one DNA window encodes the following:
- a CDS encoding DEAD/DEAH box helicase, producing the protein MTSSPPATAAPAVTFADLGLPVPLVQALRNDGIEAPFPIQAATVPDAMAGRDVLGRGPTGSGKTLAFGLPMLARLAGASAKPGKPRGLVLVPTRELAAQIERALDNPALSLGLRVAAVVGGAPIKRQADRLARGVDLLIATPGRLEDLVNQRSADLSEVRITALDEADHMADMGFLPQVTKLLDRTPKDGQRLLFSATLDGEVDKLVKRYLDSPVTHSTAPPSASVATMSHHLLHLRKIDKRTVIAEIAARDGLTIMFVRTKHGADRLAKQLRAAGIAAGALHGGKAQNNRTRTLAAFSDGSTPVLVTTDVAARGIHVDGISLVVHVDPPAESKAYLHRAGRTARAGEDGVVVTLVTEDERDDVDKMTRKAGVDIDAVEVRPGDRRLIAITGAGQPSGIPVVAAVANDAEPKSATAGGRSGSTSRKSGSAAAGGRGSSGRGARSGARGAGAAKTSGRSTGTSAAVGRAAGATKTSPAAGPASSSNRAAGSATTGHATSSTGRATGSSNAAPSRTTAGDTPGNTRRRAGRPQGVAGNSNRMAN; encoded by the coding sequence TTGACCTCCTCGCCCCCTGCCACCGCGGCGCCCGCCGTGACCTTCGCCGATCTGGGCCTGCCGGTCCCGCTGGTGCAGGCACTGCGCAACGACGGCATCGAGGCTCCGTTCCCGATCCAGGCCGCGACGGTGCCCGACGCAATGGCGGGCAGGGATGTGCTCGGGCGCGGGCCGACGGGTTCCGGTAAGACGCTCGCCTTCGGGCTGCCCATGCTCGCCCGGCTCGCCGGTGCGTCGGCCAAGCCCGGCAAACCACGCGGACTCGTGCTGGTGCCGACCAGGGAACTGGCCGCACAGATCGAACGCGCACTGGATAACCCGGCGCTTTCGCTCGGTTTGCGGGTTGCCGCAGTGGTCGGAGGTGCGCCGATCAAGCGTCAGGCCGACCGGCTTGCTCGCGGCGTCGACCTGCTGATTGCCACACCTGGCAGGCTGGAAGACCTGGTGAATCAGCGCTCGGCCGACCTCTCTGAAGTCCGCATCACCGCGTTGGACGAGGCCGACCACATGGCCGATATGGGCTTCCTGCCCCAGGTCACCAAGTTGCTGGACCGGACACCGAAAGATGGTCAGCGACTGCTGTTCTCGGCCACACTGGACGGCGAGGTCGACAAGCTCGTCAAGCGCTACCTGGACTCCCCGGTCACGCATTCGACCGCGCCGCCGTCGGCCTCGGTCGCGACCATGTCGCACCATCTGCTGCATCTGCGCAAGATCGACAAGCGCACCGTCATCGCCGAGATCGCCGCCCGCGACGGGCTGACCATCATGTTCGTGCGGACAAAGCACGGCGCCGACCGGCTGGCCAAGCAGTTGCGCGCCGCGGGCATCGCCGCGGGCGCGCTGCACGGCGGCAAGGCGCAGAACAACCGGACCCGGACCCTCGCCGCGTTCTCCGACGGCTCGACCCCGGTTCTGGTGACCACCGACGTCGCCGCGCGCGGTATCCATGTGGACGGGATTTCCCTTGTCGTGCACGTGGACCCGCCTGCCGAGTCCAAGGCCTACCTGCATCGTGCCGGGCGCACGGCCCGCGCGGGCGAGGACGGCGTCGTCGTCACGCTGGTCACCGAGGACGAGCGCGACGACGTCGACAAGATGACCCGCAAGGCGGGTGTGGACATCGACGCGGTGGAGGTGCGGCCGGGAGATCGGCGACTGATCGCGATCACCGGTGCCGGGCAGCCGTCGGGCATACCCGTCGTTGCCGCGGTGGCCAACGACGCAGAGCCGAAGTCCGCGACGGCTGGCGGTCGATCCGGGTCCACGAGCCGCAAGTCCGGCAGTGCCGCGGCAGGCGGTCGCGGGTCGAGCGGGCGCGGCGCACGTTCGGGTGCGCGCGGCGCGGGCGCAGCGAAGACTTCCGGCCGTTCGACAGGCACTTCGGCGGCGGTAGGCCGCGCAGCGGGCGCGACGAAGACGTCACCAGCCGCGGGCCCGGCGTCGTCGTCGAATCGCGCCGCCGGTTCGGCGACGACCGGTCACGCAACGAGTTCGACCGGGCGCGCGACCGGTTCGTCGAACGCCGCGCCGAGCCGGACCACCGCGGGTGACACGCCCGGGAATACACGTCGACGCGCCGGTCGGCCGCAGGGAGTGGCGGGCAACAGCAACCGCATGGCAAACTAA
- a CDS encoding M56 family metallopeptidase — protein MNATAPVFAGLALLLAGPAPALLSRATWTYRTPRAALVLWQAIALAAVLSAFGSGLAIAAELLVPGPDGRPTTSPAREIDALGLPLWLAYVFVFALTLMIGARLIYAVIRVGVHTRRRRAHHRMLVDLLDQSGPHRRAADIRVLATTEPIAYCLPGLRQRVVLSEGTLTNLADAEVTAIVSHERSHLRARHDLVLEAFTAVHEAFPVVVRSRAALGSVKLLIELLADDSAVKVTGPTPLARALVACSKSTAPQGALAAGGPTTLIRIQRLGGRIGDIRVASAAYLGSAAILVVPTMAVAVPWLVELDRLLRN, from the coding sequence ATGAACGCAACCGCGCCGGTCTTCGCCGGACTCGCTTTGCTTCTCGCGGGGCCTGCCCCAGCACTACTGAGCCGGGCGACCTGGACATACCGGACGCCTCGGGCCGCACTCGTGCTGTGGCAGGCCATCGCGCTGGCCGCCGTGCTCAGCGCATTCGGCTCCGGTCTGGCCATCGCCGCCGAACTGCTCGTCCCGGGACCCGATGGCCGACCGACGACCTCGCCGGCCAGGGAAATCGACGCACTCGGCCTGCCGCTGTGGCTGGCTTATGTCTTCGTCTTCGCGCTCACCCTGATGATCGGCGCCCGGCTGATCTACGCAGTGATCCGAGTTGGCGTGCACACGCGCAGACGGCGCGCTCATCACCGCATGCTGGTCGACCTGCTCGACCAGAGCGGACCGCATCGCCGGGCAGCCGACATCCGGGTGCTCGCCACGACCGAGCCGATCGCCTACTGTCTCCCCGGCTTGCGCCAACGGGTCGTGCTCAGCGAGGGCACGCTCACCAATCTGGCCGATGCCGAAGTCACCGCCATCGTCAGCCACGAACGCTCGCACCTGCGCGCCCGCCACGACCTGGTACTCGAGGCATTCACCGCGGTCCATGAAGCCTTCCCAGTGGTGGTGCGCAGCAGGGCCGCGCTCGGCTCGGTGAAGCTGCTGATCGAACTGCTCGCCGACGACTCCGCCGTAAAGGTGACCGGCCCGACACCGCTCGCGCGGGCGCTGGTCGCCTGTTCGAAGTCCACCGCCCCGCAGGGCGCGCTGGCCGCGGGCGGGCCGACCACGCTCATCCGCATCCAACGACTCGGCGGACGTATCGGCGATATCCGGGTCGCCTCGGCCGCCTATCTCGGCTCGGCGGCCATTCTTGTCGTTCCGACCATGGCCGTCGCGGTACCCTGGTTGGTCGAACTGGATCGGCTGCTCCGCAACTGA
- a CDS encoding BlaI/MecI/CopY family transcriptional regulator, producing the protein MAGLGELEKAVMDQLWSSDEPQTVRQVHEALAARRELAYTTVMTVLQRLAKKNLVVQRRDDRAHRYAPVHTRDELVASLMFDALQQADEAGSRAAALVHFVEQVGRDEADALREALAKLEASEGTAPPSQ; encoded by the coding sequence ATGGCAGGACTTGGTGAACTCGAGAAAGCGGTCATGGACCAGTTGTGGTCGAGTGACGAACCGCAAACGGTCCGGCAAGTGCACGAGGCATTGGCTGCGCGACGTGAGCTCGCCTACACCACCGTGATGACGGTGTTGCAGCGGTTGGCGAAGAAGAACCTCGTCGTCCAGCGGCGCGACGACCGCGCACATCGCTATGCGCCGGTGCACACTCGCGACGAACTGGTCGCCAGTTTGATGTTCGACGCATTGCAACAGGCCGACGAAGCGGGCAGCCGGGCAGCGGCACTCGTCCATTTCGTCGAACAGGTCGGCAGGGATGAGGCTGACGCTTTGCGCGAAGCACTCGCTAAGCTCGAAGCATCCGAGGGCACTGCGCCGCCGTCGCAGTAA
- a CDS encoding ABC transporter ATP-binding protein: MTTASAESVDAHRLSAENITLGYGDRVIVDELCIDVAPGVITTVIGPNGCGKSTLLRSLGRLLRPQQGRVLLDGKAISSMKTKDVARVVGMLPQSPIAPEGLTVADLVARGRHPHQSWIRQWSVTDEAEVMTALEQTGIADLADRPLDELSGGQRQRAWISMALAQGTDILLLDEPTTYLDLAHSVEVLDLVDRLHDDLGRTVVMVLHDLNLAIRYSDELIVMRAGRIVAQGTPGDIIDAELLREVFDLDASVLEDPVSGRPMIVPIGTRHVRAAYGSGPSTMTNATQLSGSYDDV; the protein is encoded by the coding sequence ATGACTACCGCATCCGCCGAAAGCGTCGACGCACACCGGCTTTCCGCCGAGAACATCACCCTTGGCTACGGCGATCGCGTCATCGTCGACGAACTCTGCATCGACGTCGCCCCCGGCGTGATCACCACCGTCATCGGCCCGAACGGCTGCGGCAAGTCGACGCTGCTGCGCTCGCTCGGCCGCCTGCTGCGACCGCAGCAGGGCCGAGTCCTGTTGGACGGCAAGGCAATCTCGTCGATGAAGACCAAGGATGTCGCCCGCGTGGTCGGCATGCTTCCCCAGTCTCCCATCGCACCGGAAGGGCTGACGGTCGCCGATCTGGTTGCCCGCGGCCGCCACCCGCACCAATCCTGGATCCGGCAGTGGTCGGTCACCGACGAGGCCGAAGTGATGACCGCGCTGGAACAGACCGGCATCGCCGATCTCGCCGACCGCCCGCTCGACGAACTCTCCGGCGGGCAGCGCCAGCGGGCCTGGATCTCGATGGCGCTGGCCCAGGGCACCGACATCCTGCTGCTGGACGAGCCGACCACCTACCTCGATCTCGCGCACTCGGTCGAGGTGCTCGACCTCGTCGACCGGTTGCACGACGACCTCGGACGGACCGTGGTGATGGTGCTGCACGACCTGAATCTGGCCATCCGCTACAGCGACGAACTGATCGTCATGCGCGCGGGCCGGATCGTCGCACAGGGCACACCGGGTGACATCATCGATGCCGAACTGTTGCGTGAGGTGTTCGATCTCGACGCCTCGGTGCTGGAAGACCCGGTGTCCGGTCGGCCGATGATCGTGCCCATCGGCACCAGGCACGTGCGCGCGGCCTACGGGTCGGGGCCGTCAACTATGACAAATGCCACACAGCTATCAGGCAGTTACGACGACGTGTAG
- a CDS encoding FecCD family ABC transporter permease, translating into MLLVVLMLAAVLFAMFCLDMTIGDAHIPVGRVLDVLTGGGTRSQRFIVLESRLPRALTTVVVGAALGLAGALTQSILHNPLAAPDVLGITAGASLGAVAVIVGTGGATTGFAVSAGAPLAALAGGLLTAVAIYLLAWGRSPTGDHGVTGLRLVLVGIGVNAFLLSGISFLLTRASLQDAARAQLWLNGSLNSTDMSRLIPAALALTVVVAVALGSARTLAALRLGTETTRVLGVRIQTQQAMLIGAAVVAAAVATAVVGPVGFVGLAGPQIARRLLRTPGEPLIGAALVGAIAVVGADVASRTLFPVDLPVGVVTAAFGGPFLLYLLVRMNRKATLS; encoded by the coding sequence ATGCTGCTGGTCGTGTTGATGCTCGCCGCAGTGCTTTTCGCCATGTTCTGCCTCGACATGACGATCGGCGATGCGCACATTCCCGTCGGCCGGGTCCTCGATGTGCTGACCGGTGGCGGCACGCGCTCTCAACGTTTCATCGTGCTGGAGTCGCGCCTCCCCCGCGCGCTCACCACGGTCGTGGTCGGCGCCGCGCTCGGCCTCGCAGGCGCCCTCACCCAGTCGATCCTGCACAACCCGCTCGCCGCACCGGATGTCCTCGGCATCACCGCGGGAGCGAGCCTCGGCGCGGTGGCGGTCATCGTCGGAACCGGCGGCGCCACAACGGGGTTCGCCGTATCGGCCGGCGCGCCACTTGCCGCACTTGCGGGCGGCCTGCTCACCGCGGTGGCGATCTACCTGCTCGCGTGGGGGCGCAGCCCGACCGGCGACCACGGCGTCACCGGTCTGCGGTTGGTACTGGTCGGCATCGGTGTGAACGCATTCCTCTTGTCCGGTATCAGTTTCCTGCTCACTCGCGCCAGCCTGCAGGACGCGGCACGCGCCCAGCTCTGGCTCAACGGGTCGCTCAACAGCACCGACATGTCCCGGTTGATCCCGGCGGCGCTCGCACTGACCGTCGTCGTTGCGGTTGCGCTCGGCTCGGCCCGCACGCTCGCCGCGCTGCGCCTCGGCACCGAGACCACCAGGGTGCTCGGCGTCCGTATCCAAACGCAGCAGGCGATGCTGATCGGTGCGGCGGTCGTGGCCGCCGCGGTCGCCACCGCGGTCGTCGGCCCGGTCGGTTTCGTGGGCCTGGCCGGACCCCAGATCGCACGCAGATTGCTGCGAACACCCGGCGAACCGCTCATCGGCGCGGCGCTCGTCGGCGCCATCGCGGTGGTCGGGGCGGATGTGGCGTCGCGAACACTGTTTCCGGTGGACTTGCCGGTCGGTGTGGTGACCGCGGCGTTCGGCGGTCCGTTCCTGCTCTACCTGCTCGTGCGTATGAATCGGAAGGCGACCCTGTCATGA
- a CDS encoding FecCD family ABC transporter permease — protein sequence MLLLTAVLLAAAVAGIAIGTRTLSPGTVYAAMHDALTCPVGPFHCQAGSTAEEIVRGLRLPRTALALACGLALGIAGALIQGYTRNPLADAGMLGLNAGAAFLAALSVYLFAFTAPEQYIWFAFAGALIAGLVVFTVSSIGGGKASPLSLVLAGAAVTAFLQAMTNTVVLLDTTALDTYRFWVVGSVSGRDAEVFWQVLPFLAVGLVLAVAASPGLNLLSLGDEVARGLGVDIGRSRALGLAAIVLLCGAATAAVGPIAFLGLVVPHLARVFTGPDYRWLIPYSGLFGALLLLIADIVGRVVARPGELEVGVTLAAIGAPCFILLVRRRKLVNL from the coding sequence CTGCTCCTGCTGACGGCTGTGCTGCTGGCCGCCGCGGTGGCCGGCATCGCGATCGGGACCCGCACGCTCTCGCCCGGCACTGTCTATGCCGCGATGCACGACGCACTCACCTGCCCGGTCGGCCCCTTCCACTGCCAGGCCGGATCGACGGCCGAAGAGATCGTGCGCGGGCTTCGATTGCCCCGCACCGCGCTCGCGCTTGCCTGTGGACTGGCACTCGGCATCGCCGGTGCGCTGATCCAGGGCTACACCCGCAACCCGCTCGCCGACGCCGGGATGCTCGGCCTCAATGCGGGCGCCGCATTTCTTGCGGCCCTGAGCGTCTACCTCTTCGCCTTCACCGCGCCCGAGCAGTACATCTGGTTCGCCTTCGCCGGGGCGCTGATCGCCGGGCTGGTGGTGTTCACGGTGTCGTCCATCGGCGGCGGGAAGGCGAGCCCGCTGAGCCTGGTGCTGGCCGGCGCGGCGGTGACCGCATTCCTGCAGGCAATGACGAATACCGTTGTATTGCTGGACACCACGGCGCTGGACACGTATCGGTTCTGGGTAGTCGGCAGCGTGAGCGGGCGCGACGCGGAAGTGTTCTGGCAGGTGTTGCCGTTCCTGGCGGTCGGTCTCGTGCTGGCGGTGGCGGCATCGCCGGGATTGAACCTGCTCAGCCTCGGCGACGAGGTCGCCCGCGGGCTCGGTGTCGATATCGGGCGCAGCCGGGCGCTGGGGCTGGCCGCGATCGTCCTGCTGTGCGGAGCCGCGACCGCCGCCGTCGGGCCCATTGCCTTTCTCGGATTGGTAGTGCCCCATCTGGCCCGAGTGTTCACCGGACCCGACTACCGCTGGTTGATCCCGTACTCCGGCTTGTTCGGCGCGTTGCTGCTGCTGATTGCCGATATCGTCGGACGCGTCGTGGCAAGGCCCGGCGAGCTCGAGGTCGGTGTCACCCTCGCCGCGATCGGCGCACCGTGCTTCATTCTGCTCGTGCGACGCCGAAAGCTGGTGAACCTGTGA